AATttcaaaaatcagcttattttaaaaacaaatactTCTAGGTCCGAAAAAACTTGATCAAACATACTATTATACTTATCTCCCCCATTGTTACCCATGTGAAAAATTGACTCCAGCGGTGGAGAAGAGTTTACCCATGAAACTGAAATTTATGTGACCTATAGACATCTCCACTGGGGCATTCTCCGGGTGGGTGGGGGTTGGGGCATTTAGGTATTGGACACAAAGAAGACAATGAGAAATGCATGCAAGTCATGATTGAAACAGTAGAATATGGAATTTCGCCGAACTGGTAGCTCTAAATTTCCTAATCCAAACAAAAGAACATAAACAATTTTTGGTTTTATGTGGTCGGGCGGACATCGAGGCTGTTAAAGCTTGACATTCTTGGAACTAGACTACAAATTTTGGAAAAAGAGAATGAACACTATTTAATAAAACTACAGCTTGCAAATAAAGTTGACTTTTGCCTGCTTCCTCTTAGTTGTTTTTTTTGGGTGATAAATTCAACAAATTGACTCAGTATCCTACGTATGTGGGACTCTACCAAAAATTTAGGAGTATGTGGCATTACATTTGAGCTTAAAATAGTTTGGTATAATTACGGAGGAGGGGCAATCACATTGAACAGAATTGTCGTAAAACTACTCCATCCACACCTTTATTTATATTATATATGTTCCTAAATCAGCATTCATGGATTTGTACCAATATAAAATAGAAAAAGATTACGAATTGTAATCTTGTGATACCGACCACTAATTAATCTTGCCCACGTTTGGCTCTTAAGACTAAACAGCTCCTCACGCCTTTGCCAGATAATCAAAAAACAAGATAATCTTATTCCTTCCAGCACCTAATGTTAAAAAAGATTCGTGAAAAATTCGAAAACCATTAGATTAATAATGTGACAAGCGAACAAGTCCTTAAATTTTATTGAATATGAATTGTTTTTTACTGTGTCACAAGAACATTACAACTGTTTAAAATCTGAGCACTCCAATATTCTGCCTTTTAAGTTGTGACATCTTTACACAGAAGTTCTTGTTTTCATTTTCTCTGAATATAAGATGTCATATCACTAGAACCCACTCTCTATATTTCATCAAAAGGAAAACCCAATTTTCTCATTTTAAAATGTCAAACAAAATGATATTGAGTCCAGCCTATGAAGGAACCTGTTACTATCTTCAATCcatattatttgttttttaaGTATCCTTGGATATCTTTAAAAAACATATAATAGCCTTAATCATAATAGTAATTATTTAAGTTAGGGGTGTAGGTTGGTTCGaatttttcaattatcaaatcataccaattgtgtcggattattaaatctaaagaccaaaccaaatcaattaaaAGTCGGATATTTTTATCTagatttttctcaagttttattTCATGAAGTCTTCATAGCACAAAACATAGAatttgtgctccaaatatttccTTAATCCTAATAAGACATTATTATATAAGGTGTTGTTcaagaaaataacataaaatatgaGATGAGTCATAGCATTGTATtaaaatatcaacaataaatataacaaaattacataaaaaaatattattaataattcATAatgaaaataaacataatctaaaattaCTAAGTTGCTAAAATTAGTAGGACTAATAACTACTACTATTATTTACATGACTAAatactaaaataaataaattaagtgGCGCATTTTATCTAAACCATGGAAAGCCttaaaaatagatatttaacactGTTGTCATTCCTAGTataattgaattgaatgtcttttgttagcattaatattaatttgattttggtttgggattAATTTGAGTTACTAACATTTCTGGaatataaaacttattggagcatTCAAAAATTATAAGTTCAAGCTTGAAATAAtatgttaaaagataaaattatgaaaaaatttaagaaatatttataaactacactataataatatttttatgtattaaatatatatatatatatatatatatatatatatatatatatatatatatatatatatatatatatatatatatatatatatatatatatatatatatatatatatatatatatatatatatatatatatatatatatatatatatatatatatatatatatatatatatatatatatatatatatatatatatatatatatatatatatatatatatatatatatatatatatatatatatatatatatatatatatatatatatatatatatatatatatatatatatatatatatatatatatatatatatatatatatatatatatatatatatatatatatatatatatatatatatatatatatatatatatatatatatatatatatatatatatatatatatatatatatatatatatatatatatatatatatatatatattatatacaaattttatatactttttcggctactgaatataaataatttctaacGCGGGTTAGAAGTGATAATACCCCATAAATATTCCACTAATTAAAACAGTAAGGATAAATTTTGGAAAAGAAGCGGAGTAATAAATgattcttattttttttgttttaaaaaggtttGCCCCGACAACTAATTTTGGACAAAATGAGTAATGCTTGGGTGAAATTGAAATGCATATTTCCTCCCTCAGATTTGACTAAATGTGACAACATTTAATTCAACAACTAGTCAGTACCGGTCTACTCCAACTTCATGCTAAGCACGTCAAGGAACTAAGAAGCCCACCTATCCCTTTGGAAAATCCAAGATAAAAACAAATTCAATTAAAATGATTGACATGACCTCTAAGCCATTAACTTTGGTCACAAgactcataacatatatataaaTTCACACCCTTCTTCCCTCGCATCTTCCAACATATTCCAAATCACATACACAACTTAGCACTAAACTTCCCACAAACACCACAAATTTTCCTCTGTTTCTTTCCTTTCCTCAAAGCTATTTTTTGAACAAATTAAAGCATCAAAGATGATGCGTGTACGTGTAAAATTACGAGGATTTTGCATGAATCGAACTGTAGTCCATGTTCGACCCCGCGGTTCGCCTTGTCAACCATACAAGAAGACACTTAGTTTGATCAAATCCGATGATAACAAGTCTGAATTTTCCAGCAAAAATAGCATTGAGATGAACTACAACAGCGACGAATCTAGGCCGGATTCTGACACTAGTAATAGAGTCATGGTTGTGGTTGATCAAAGTCTTGAAGCCAAAGGTGCTCTTCAATGGGCGCTTACTCATACTGTTCAAACCCAGGATACCATTATTCTTCTTTATGTAACCAAGCCCTCTCAACTATGTatgtaaatttttcttttttaacccAAAAAAACACCACATTTCTTTCATTATACTAATATCCTTTTTGTTATTTATATGTGTAGGTGAAAACACTAATCAGAGGGCCTATGAACTTGTTAACTCCATGAAAAGTATGTGCCAAACAAAGAGACCAGGGGTGAGTTGAGTTCTGAAATTGCTTTGCATCTGAGTTTTTGATTGATTGGATACTGAAGTTATAAAACTATTGTTTTCACCTAAGAAAGCTGTAGAAAATGTCCAAGTGGTGTTAATTTAGATGCAGAGGCCAGAGTCAGTCCAAATATGTCCGTACCAAATCACATGGAAAGTTACTAACAAACCTAACTAATTAGTGCTGTAAAATATTTCTAGTTGGCCTAAGCCAACTGGCTAAGTCTTATTAGGAAAAACAATCTTTTTCTCTACGCAACATTTCCACACTACAAGTAAACTCCTAGTACTTTTTTTGGCTTCATGTTTGCATGTGTTTATTTTCTACTAAGAAATTTGTCTCATTATTCAATCATTCAATCAGCTGAGggtgagagagagagatagacAGATAGGTAGGGAGAGAGAAATGTCATGAACAAAATGCATTTGATTTCAATCTTGATGTTAGTTAAATGCGAATTCAGAATTTAAAGCCAATAATTTtagaataaatattattttagTGCTTATTGCTTGCCAAAAATTCTACTTCTACAATTGGTAGGTCATCGGGTTATTCAAATAAGTCATGTTTTCTGTGATTTTCCCATGTTACAACTTCCGTACCAATTAGATCGATTTTACATTTTAATTTTTTCTTGCTTATGTAAACTTGGTTCAGAGGCGAAAGCGATGAATTCAATTAAACCCACAAGACCAAACCTAAATCTGCTTCGGCTTTTAATTGTGATGATTTGTGTTTTAACAGGTCCAAGTGGAGATAGCAGTACAAGAAGGGAAGGAAAAAGGTCATGTAATTGTTGAAGCAGCCAAGCATAGAAAAGTCTCATTACTGGTGTTGGGACAAAGAAAAAGATCGATAATGTGGCGCCTACGCAAGATTTGGACAGGGAAAAAGTCAAGAGGCAGAGTAGTAGAACACTGTATTCAGAATGCAAAGTGCATGACAATTGCTGTGAGAAGGAAGAGCAGGAAGTATGGAGGATATCTCATTACTACTAAGCGTCACAAGGATTTTTGGCTCTTAGCTTaatccaattgttttactttaaTTTGATTCAATGTTTGGATTTATGGTAGTAGTAAACAAAATCTCTGTACGTAGGACTGAGTGAATCTTTTCAGTTTTCATTCTGTTGTGCTGGCACGAAGCAAGCATCTGCTTTCTACATCAGAAAATGAATTGtacaaaacaaaaaaagtgaGAGGAACTAATTTTAGTTGGACATAGATGTTCTCTATTCTTCTGATCAAGAAATAGCATATTCATTGCCTGCTTATTTGCCTTATGATGAAAGCATCAAAAACTTCTGTTTTGATCGTTCGTTCTTTCAGATCTAAATCCTTCTAAACT
This sequence is a window from Nicotiana sylvestris chromosome 3, ASM39365v2, whole genome shotgun sequence. Protein-coding genes within it:
- the LOC104239200 gene encoding uncharacterized protein, with translation MMRVRVKLRGFCMNRTVVHVRPRGSPCQPYKKTLSLIKSDDNKSEFSSKNSIEMNYNSDESRPDSDTSNRVMVVVDQSLEAKGALQWALTHTVQTQDTIILLYVTKPSQLCENTNQRAYELVNSMKSMCQTKRPGVQVEIAVQEGKEKGHVIVEAAKHRKVSLLVLGQRKRSIMWRLRKIWTGKKSRGRVVEHCIQNAKCMTIAVRRKSRKYGGYLITTKRHKDFWLLA